Below is a genomic region from Octopus bimaculoides isolate UCB-OBI-ISO-001 chromosome 29, ASM119413v2, whole genome shotgun sequence.
CcacacgcatgtgtgcgtgtacacgtgcacgcacacatatataaactcgaacatcagatgaaatgggcatgtgtgagagaaagagaagggcgggggttgtgtatttgtgtatacattcatatataagaattttgggctgtgtgcctagagtagaaaaaaatatttccaaagttGAATTACTATGTCATTTAACTGTCTTCTTTATCTgactgtttctttttctatttcagaaTATTACATCCTGTTCACAAGAAAGAAATTACATCGTTCAGATGTGCCATTGatatttttatcaacttttaTTGACTACAGaaagatgatatatttataaggagcattcatcaatacatcaacctctttatataaaacatattcagAGAAATGTAAAAGACTCTTTCATTGTTATATGTACAATAAGTTATTCTCTCATAATGAATCATTTAACCAAACGCAAAAACCCTGATGCAgcagagaaaccatatcactgtaatacctgtggtaaatcattctctcaaagtggtcACTTGACTATACACaagcgtacacatacaggagagaagccatatcattgtaatatctgtggtaaatcattccctgaAAGTGGTgccttgactaaacacaaacttacacatacaggagagaagccatatcattgtgacacttgtggtaaatcattctctacgaATAGTCAACTGATTtgtcacaagcgtattcatactggagaaaagccatatcattgtgatatctgtggtaaatcattctctcagagtgGGGACTTGactagacacaaatatacacatactggagagaagccatatcattgtgatatttgtggtaaatcattcccggaaaagaaacatttgactcgtcacaaatatattcatactggaggaaaaccatatcattgtgatatctgtggtaaatcatttcctGAAAGTAGTGACTTgaataaacacaagcatacacatacaggagagaagccatatcattgtgatatttgtggtaaatcattctctgaaaatagtaatttgattcgtcacaaacgtattcatactggagagaagccatataattgtgatatttgtggtaaatcattctctacaaataattatttgacttgtcacaagcatattcatacaggagaaaaaccatatcattgtgatatctgtgataaatcattctctcgaagtggagatttgactaaacacaaacatacacatacaggagagaagccatatcattgtgatatttgtggtaactCATTTTCTTCCAGTAGTCATTTGAGtcgtcacaaacgtattcatactggagaaaaaccatattatTGTGCtatttgtggtaaatcgtttTCTCGAAATAGCATTTTAACttgtcacaaaagtattcatacaggagagaatccataccattgtgatatctgtggtaaatcattcttctATAATAGTCAGTTGACTTatcatatacgtattcatactgAAGGAAAACcacatcagtgtgatatctgtggtgaatcattttTTAGAAATAGCGGTTTAACTagtcacaaacgtgttcatacaggagagaagccatatcattgtgatgtgtgcggtaaatcattcactcaaaGTGGTACCTTAACTAAACACAAGTGGACGCATACAAAAAAGAAGCCATAATATTCCAATACCTGTGCTAATTATTTTTGGGAAAAGTTTGTcaatgtgacatctgtggtaaaccattctcCCCAAAAAAacgcacatgcattcacatttaGGTATTCACAAGTGTAAGTGAATCAAAGGCAATGTTTataaaacaattaattttatttttcctgctaaaagactttttttttcctcatcatCAAATTTGTCATCCGTAAAAATATTGACTATGAGATAACTTGATTACTGAAAATTCCTGCGGTTGAATTTTGAGGAATTtcttaaaaaagaataatgaataaaaagttagactaaacattttgtgttttgttaatcTATATCTAGACACTGACTCCTCTATACTTTAAATTTCTCAACTGGCACAAGTCTCATTCTTTAAATACTGATTCCGTCACTCCCAGTTGTacgttttttttgtcttgcaaggttcTTGGAGATCatgtcagtgctattttcatagcaaaagcactggtgctggtgccatgtaaggaGACGTGCTGCTTTTGTCATGTAAAAGGCCTTGGTGCTGGACTCTTATAAAAAGCACTGGTTATGACGCTATGTGAAGAGCACAGGTGTTGGTGCCAGATAAAAGCACTGGTGACGGTATCACATGAAAAGCTATACTTTGGGTGGTTCCCACGTTAAAAGCACCGGTGCTGATGGCTCGTAAAAACACCTAATGCACTCTGTAAATTGTTTGGTATTAGGAAGTTCTTCCTGAactagaaaccatgctgaaacagacaATTGATGTGAGAAACCCTGTCAATTAAAATAACTATTCTGAGCCTGGTTACTACTTTAGTGGCTAATGTTTTGTAGTAGAATATAGGAATACACTTTGTTCAAGTAACTTAGTGGAAATTTGAAAATACTTCAATGTAAAGCTATTGACGAAATGGGACAAAGGCAGCCAGTCAGCAGAGCCATCTATTGGAGAATTGGTGGAATACAATcatatgaagggaaataacctctACAACACTTCAACCTCGTACCGTGGAAAATATTAATCACGGTTATTAATTACCAGTCGCTTCATCGTcttaaataatgatttccaaaCTGAAATGTTGATTTGTTTCCTATGAAATCGTATGACCGACTGTTAAATGTGATATAAAGTcagttattttataaaatgagAGTAAAGCGGCGCAATTAATTAGTAGAATGAAAGGAAACCGATTGAAGAATACCGCATTAATTAATGTTGTCCTGTTGTTAATGAGATACTGATAAAAGAGGTAAGTCGACAAGGATTTGCTCTtaagttatattaataataataatgataatggtataaCTACGGATTTCGGTGAGACTAAagtgtttgacccgagcaaaagaaagaaagaaaaaataataatgtgtagtacatgaatatgaaaaaaaaaaaaaaaaatgcgcggcGAAAGAGAGGCTAatcggaaaattcacatcgggGATGTTCCGAGTTTTCTCACCACTTCCCCGTTCGTCGgcgaaatttctttttcttcatattcgtttactacacattattttacacctagtatagtatttttttatttcaatttttttttttttttgacgggcGTGAATGGGGTGCGGACTCGGATAATTCACGCTATCCAGTAACTCCACTTCGAAACCcggtcacaaaaatgaaaaaaaaaaaaaaaNNNNNNNNNNNNNNNNNNNNNNNNNNNNNNNNNNNNNNNNNNNNNNNNNNNNNNNNNNNNNNNNNNNNNNNNNNNNNNNNNNNNNNNNNNNNNNNNNNNNNNNNNNNNNNNNNNNNNNNNNNNNNNNNNNNNNNNNNNNNNNNNNNNNNNNNNNNNNNNNNNNNNNNNNNNNNNNNNNNNNNNNNNNNNNNNNNNNNNNNNNNNNNNNNNNNNNNNNNNNNNNNNNNNNNNNNNNNNNNNNNNNNNNNNNNNNNNNNNNNNNNNNNNNNNNNNNNNNNNNNNNNNNNNNNNNNNNNNNNNNNNNNNNNNNNNNNNNNNNNNNNNNNNNNNNNNNNNNNNaaaaaaaaaaaaatgcgcggcGAAAGAGAGGCTAatcggaaaattcacatcgggGATGTTCCGAGTTTTCTCACCACTTCCCCGTTCGTCGgcgaaatttctttttcttcatattcgtttttTTCTGCCCCCACCTCACCAAATTTggatgaaaatttcatttaaaaatatctatttttctgtaagTTATTTTGTAACAATTTCAATTCCTCAATGGATATTGATCCATGCCAAAATAGGCATTAAATATATGACAATGCTGATGTTGTAATATTTACCATGTTGAATTGATATGTCATTTAACTATCCACTTAATTTTACTAtgtcttttttctatttcagaatattacatcatattgaaataaaagaaattacttcATTCAGGTGCCTTTGatatttttatcaacttttaTTAACTAAAGGAAGACGATATATTTATAAGGAGCATTCATCAATACATCAACctctttatataaacatattcagagAAATGTAAAAGAGACTTTCATTGttatatgtacaattaattaCTCTCtcataatgaataatttaactaaacacaaaaacCCTGATGCAGAAGAAAAACCACATCACTGTactatctgtggtaaatcattctctcaaagtggtcACTTGACTGTACACaagcgtacacatacaggagagaagccatatcattgtactatctgtggtaaatcattctctgaaagcggtaccttgactaaacacaaacgtacacatacaggagagaagccatatcattgtgatatttgtggtaaatcattctctgaaagtaaaCATTTGACTcgtcacaaacgtacacatacaggagagaaaccatatcattgtgatatctgtggtaaatcatttcctGAAAGTAGTGACTTgaataaacacaagcatacacatacaggagagaagccatatcattgtgatatttgtggtaaatcattctctgaaagtagtaATTTGATTcgtcacaaacgtacacatactggagagaagccataccattgtgagatctgtggtaaatcattctctacaaaTAGTTATTTGACTTGTCACAAgcatattcatactggagaaaaaccatatcattgtgatatctgtgataaatcattctctcgcaCTGGAGACTTGGCtagacacaaacttacacatacaggagagaagccatatcattgtgagaTCTGTGGTAACTCATTTTCTTCCAGTAGTCATTTGAGtcgtcacaaacgtattcatactggggaaaaaccatattaTTGTGCtatttgtggtaaatcgtttTCTCGAAATAGCATTTTAACttgtcacaaaagtattcatacaggagagaatccataccattgtgatatctgtggtaaatcattcttctATAATAGTCAGTTAGCTTatcatatacgtattcatactgAAGGAAAACCacatcaatgtgatatctgtggtaaatcattttttaGAAATAGCGATTTAACTagtcacaaacgtgttcatacaggggagaagccatatcattgtgatatctgcggtaaatcattctctcaaagtggtactttaactaaacacaaattgGCGCATATAAGAAAAAAGCCATAACATTCCAATACCTGTGGTAACTATTTTTGGGAAATGGTGTCTTAactatacatgaa
It encodes:
- the LOC128251256 gene encoding zinc finger protein 836-like, producing the protein MNHLTKRKNPDAAEKPYHCNTCGKSFSQSGHLTIHKRTHTGEKPYHCNICGKSFPESGALTKHKLTHTGEKPYHCDTCGKSFSTNSQLICHKRIHTGEKPYHCDICGKSFSQSGDLTRHKYTHTGEKPYHCDICGKSFPEKKHLTRHKYIHTGGKPYHCDICGKSFPESSDLNKHKHTHTGEKPYHCDICGKSFSENSNLIRHKRIHTGEKPYNCDICGKSFSTNNYLTCHKHIHTGEKPYHCTICGKSFSQSGHLTVHKRTHTGEKPYHCTICGKSFSESGTLTKHKRTHTGEKPYHCDICGKSFSESKHLTRHKRTHTGEKPYHCDICGKSFPESSDLNKHKHTHTGEKPYHCDICGKSFSESSNLIRHKRTHTGEKPYHCEICGKSFSTNSYLTCHKHIHTGEKPYHCDICDKSFSRTGDLARHKLTHTGEKPYHCEICGNSFSSSSHLSRHKRIHTGEKPYYCAICGKSFSRNSILTCHKSIHTGENPYHCDICGKSFFYNSQLAYHIRIHTEGKPHQCDICGKSFFRNSDLTSHKRVHTGEKPYHCDICGKSFSQSGTLTKHKLAHIRKKP